The genomic window TAAAGGATCGGATAGCTGCAAAATTAAGCAAAGGATAacccatgcatcatgcatgctcAGAAAGCCTCGAGCTACCTTTTTCCGTTTCCTGAAAATCTGCACACCTCTTCAGAAAGCCGGCGTTCACATCTCAGATGAGACGAAGACGAATCACATCGCAGCAACAAATCGGATCGGATCGTATCACATCTAACTACGTACGGCCATGGGGACTTGTGTAGTCTTCAAAAAAATAACACGACCGTACAAGGCATCCAACTATGCATATTCTGTGCCAGCAGCAGCGAAGAAAAAAAATAGCAAAGAGGTCGTATCAGCACCCTAGGTCCCTAGCTTTTGTGATTCTGGAGCTCGCCggatcatcaggatcaatgaATGCGTCCTGAAGTGTGGAGTAGCTGCTTCTTTCCTGTTTCGGCACATCAGGATGATCTGCATGCTCCTCCATTACTAGAAACATCTACTGAACGAGATTGTTGGAATAATCCTCCAAACAGAAACGATCAACGATCGAGAGGCAGGTGAGCCGTGCCTGGCCCATTGTCTGACCTTGGCGACGCCGCCCGTGTGCCGTGTGTGTGCTCCGGCAACCATGCATGCACCGGCAGCCGGCTCCACCATCTTTGCGTGGCTAGGCTAGACAGTAGACACTAATAGAGCGTAATAATTAAATAGCCTAACTGTCTAAGAACATAGTACAGTGCATGCAGTTCTAGAGGTTACTATGCCAAAGTCCCAAGTGCTCTCAAGAGGTCCTTTTCCTCAAATTAATTTCGGCCATTTGATCCAGCACACTCCTGAGGTTTCCATTAGTAGCAGTTAATCACCCGGGAGCGCGAGGCCTGCTGTCAGATTTAAAATGACAGTGGCCACTGGCCAGCTCCCCTTGCTCTCCGTTCTGCTCGATCGGCCGCGATCAAATTCTTTCCCTCCCTTTCGTCGCATGCTTCACGACCAAGTCTCGTAGCTTCCTCTCCCCGTCCGAAAGCCAAGGATCTATCGCTCCAACGCCACCGCATCGCAGCAGCCTATCGAGCCCCCGAACAAACACagcccgcgcgcgcgcgcgcgcagagACTGCGTGCACGCACGAACCTCGCCGCGTCCGCAATGGCGGAGGCGGCCGAAACGGCTCCAGGGCAGCAGCCTGCTAGAGtagctacgacgacgacggccagCGACGTCTCCGCGTCCGCGTGGCTGCAGCAGGTGCTCGTGCTGCTGTTCCCGTCCAACCTGGCCGCGAAGGCGGCGCTGTTCGCGCTCGTGGTGgcgctgctgccgctgctgccgtcGGGGCAGGCGGAGGCGCCCAGGATCTGGGAGCTGCCGCACCTCCTCCTGCTCGGCATCATCATCTCCTACGGCGTCTTCGGCCAGAAGAACGCCGACGCCGaggtggccgcggcggcggacGCCAAGCTGCCCGTCGTCGTCGACgacgaggtggcggcggtggaggcctaCGTCTCGCAGATGATGCAGGGCTCGCTGGTCTTCGAGGAacaggacggcggcggcgacgatgaTGGCGCCAGcaagggtggcggcggcgtccagCAGGCGTGGAGCTCTCAGTACCTTCCAGACGACCCGCTCGTGGTCGTCGTGGACACTTCGGGGTCAGGGACCAACAGCGGCAACACCGTCATCACCGACACGGGCGAGAAACCACTCCTCCTGCCGGTGAGAAAACTGAAGCCAGCGGCGGCCGAGGAGTCGGCGCCGGTGGCGACACCAGCACCAGCAGGGGATATGATGAGCGACGGCGGCAgcattgaggaggaggaggaggaagaagaagagttaCTCCTAGCTCCCAAGGCGGGAACGGGATACGACGTCGTGCGCGAGCACGCCATCCCTTCGCCGTCCTCCGTCCTCGACGCCGACCTGACGCTCTCGCCGTCCTCGCCGCCTCTGCTcccgcctccccctcctccaccaccgccgccgtttcTCGGCCGCGGGCGACGCAGCAGCCTCCTGAAGGCCAAGGCGAGGAGCTTCAATGAATTCGGAGCACTTAGCAGCGACCGGAGCCCGAACGCAAGTTTGGGCTCGCACTCGCACAGCGGCGCGGGCAGCAAGCAGTTCCGGTCCAGATCCGCGGTGCAAGCGACGAGGAGCGCCTTCGGCCGCCGCTACGATCCTGTAGTGCCCATCGACGACGAAACAGACGACGAGACGTTGGGTGATGAGATGGATGCGGCGTCGGACAGCTCGTTCAGCAGTGATCTCGACGACGATGACACCATCAAGGAGGAAAATAGCTGCGAAGATAACGGGGTGGATGAGGACGACGGCGACGGCTACTCGTGCGACGAGGAGCTCTTTGAGCTGGCGATGAGGCCGGGACCGGAgggggagacggagacggaggtGGAGGCCGAGGTGGACAGGAAGGCCGACGAGTTCATAGCCAAGTTCAGGGAGCAGATTAGGATGCAGAGGGCCGAGCCGGCGAGGAGATGACCCACCGGCCACCGAATTTCCGTCCGATGAAGTGTTTACAGGCACAGGCAGCAGGCTCACAGTCAGCCTCCCTCGTGTATGATAGCGTGCTGTTCCTTTTACGTTTGTTCTTT from Miscanthus floridulus cultivar M001 chromosome 11, ASM1932011v1, whole genome shotgun sequence includes these protein-coding regions:
- the LOC136494743 gene encoding uncharacterized protein; translation: MAEAAETAPGQQPARVATTTTASDVSASAWLQQVLVLLFPSNLAAKAALFALVVALLPLLPSGQAEAPRIWELPHLLLLGIIISYGVFGQKNADAEVAAAADAKLPVVVDDEVAAVEAYVSQMMQGSLVFEEQDGGGDDDGASKGGGGVQQAWSSQYLPDDPLVVVVDTSGSGTNSGNTVITDTGEKPLLLPVRKLKPAAAEESAPVATPAPAGDMMSDGGSIEEEEEEEEELLLAPKAGTGYDVVREHAIPSPSSVLDADLTLSPSSPPLLPPPPPPPPPPFLGRGRRSSLLKAKARSFNEFGALSSDRSPNASLGSHSHSGAGSKQFRSRSAVQATRSAFGRRYDPVVPIDDETDDETLGDEMDAASDSSFSSDLDDDDTIKEENSCEDNGVDEDDGDGYSCDEELFELAMRPGPEGETETEVEAEVDRKADEFIAKFREQIRMQRAEPARR